In a single window of the Elaeis guineensis isolate ETL-2024a chromosome 8, EG11, whole genome shotgun sequence genome:
- the LOC105050905 gene encoding uncharacterized protein isoform X2, whose amino-acid sequence MTTTEAGEEIEEHGIAMDEEKKRVRCKYCAKEVRGFNRLKHHLGAVGSDVTACTEVPADVKERMREALLEKKKERLLKEVGEIYHPDLPLKRNLSPASREPRRCQLKLTQLSTSDKGKKAADVQVEGANGSSCHLKPFKPTYLGRGKKVPVPSSAEGTNGCITCISEDAHTVVKEEVKNESVLFVSRCIGNFFYEAGIDLAGIKLPSFQRMLDAVHGCGTEYKVPTYNELQGWILQQEVKEVLCHVEVIKHSWGRSGCSILLDGWTDQMGRNLLRFLVDCPQGTIFLRSVDVSDAVQDVDALFLLLSKVIDEVGAQSVVQVVAHDASCYMEAVGKKLVEKYRSIFWTLSADYCINLILEKIGLMDHVKKVLADAKTITRFIYSHALPLELMRKHIQGRDLVKSSNLKSVASFITLKNMISEKENLVNMFNSPMWHASIWASRTKGNYISELVKGPLFWSAAADILKVTNPLLGVLYQINRGDEAPMGFLYDAMDRAKEEIRTNLGGEEATYLPFWSTIDCIWDNCLHSPIHSAAYFLNPKLFYSSDFFVDAEVTNGLLCCIVRLVEDQHDQELIVLQLDAYREASGGFAKEKAVDQRAQIPPALWWSLYGEQSPELQRLAIKILSQTCCGSAKYKLRKGLSEQLHAERRNFIEQQRFRDMEFIHNNRRLWHSPSSREQRCYIYQEDLNPSDDWVIEGNASFV is encoded by the exons ATGACTACGACTGAAGCAGGAGAAGAAATTGAGGAACATGGAATAGCCATGGATGAGGAGAAAAAAAGAGTAAGATGCAAGTATTGTGCAAAGGAGGTCCGTGGTTTTAACCGTCTAAAGCACCATTTGGGTGCTGTTGGGAGTGATGTGACAGCATGCACTGAAGTTCCAGCTGATGTTAAAGAACGGATGAGGGAGGCTTTGctcgaaaagaagaaagagaggctgCTCAAGGAAGTAGGGGAAATATATCATCCAGATCTTCCTTTGAAGAGGAACTTGTCTCCTGCATCTAGGGAACCGAGACGCTGCCAACTGAAACTAACCCAACTATCTACTTCAGATAAGGGGAAAAAAGCTGCAGATGTCCAGGTAGAGGGTGCTAATGGAAGTAGTTGTCATCTCAAACCATTCAAGCCAACTTACTTGGGGAGGGGAAAGAAGGTTCCGGTGCCTTCTTCAGCAGAGGGCACCAATGGTTGCATTACATGCATATCAGAAGATGCACATACAGTTGTCAAGGAAGAAGTAAAGAATGAATCGGTATTGTTTGTGTCAAGGTGTATCGGTAATTTCTTTTATGAGGCAGGTATTGATCTTGCTGGGATTAAGTTACCTTCTTTTCAGAGAATGCTTGATGCTGTCCATGGCTGCGGAACCGAGTATAAAGTTCCAACATATAACGAACTTCAGGGATGGATCCTCCAGCAGGAAGTAAAAGAAGTTCTTTGTCATGTGGAAGTTATTAAGCATTCTTGGGGGCGAAGCGGGTGTAGCATCTTGCTAGATGGATGGACTGATCAAATGGGCAGAAACCTTCTTCGTTTTCTTGTTGATTGCCCCCAGGGAACAATATTTTTAAGATCTGTGGATGTGTCGGATGCGGTTCAAGATGTTGATGCATTGTTTTTGTTGCTTAGTAAGGTAATTGATGAGGTTGGTGCCCAGAGTGTAGTTCAGGTGGTTGCTCATGATGCATCATGTTACATGGAGGCTGTAGGCAAGAAACTAGTGGAAAAATATAGGTCTATATTCTGGACATTATCTGCGGATTATTGCATAAATTTGATTTTGGAGAAAATAGGATTGATGGATCATGTGAAGAAGGTACTAGCCGATGCTAAGACCATCACAAGATTCATTTACAGTCATGCACTGCCTCTAGAACTGATGAGAAAGCACATTCAAGGGAGAGATCTTGTCAAATCATCAAATTTGAAGTCAGTAGCATCCTTTATTACATTGAAAAACATGATCTCTGAGAAAGAAAATTTAGTTAATATGTTTAATTCACCAATGTGGCATGCCTCCATTTGGGCTTCTAGAACTAAGGGCAATTATATTTCTGAATTGGTAAAAGGTCCCTTGTTTTGGTCGGCTGCTGCTGATATATTAAAGGTCACAAATCCTCTTCTTGGTGTCTTGTATCAAATCAATCGAGGTGACGAAGCTCCAATGGGGTTTTTATATGATGCCATGGATCGGGCTAAGGAAGAAATACGAACAAATCTAGGAGGTGAAGAAGCAACATATTTGCCCTTTTGGTCTACAATAGATTGCATATGGGACAACTGTCTTCATAGCCCTATTCATTCTGCTGCTTACTTTCTAAATCCAAAACTTTTTTATTCAAGTGATTTCTTTGTCGATGCTGAGGTTACTAATGGACTGTTGTGTTGCATCGTCCGTTTGGTTGAAGACCAACATGACCAAGAGCTGATAGTTCTACAGCTTGATGCCTATAGAGAAGCTTCCGGTGGATTTGCCAAGGAGAAGGCAGTTGATCAAAGAGCACAAATTCCACCag CTCTTTGGTGGTCACTTTATGGGGAGCAAAGTCCTGAATTGCAAAGGCTTGCCATTAAAATCCTAAGCCAGACATGTTGTGGCTCTGCAAAATACAAGCTTAGGAAGGGCTTGTCTGAGCAGTTGCATGCAGAGAGAAGGAATTTTATCGAGCAACAGAGGTTCCGTGATATGGAGTTCATCCATAATAATCGTCGTCTATGGCATTCTCCATCCAGCAGGGAGCAAAGGTGCTATATTTACCAAGAGGATCTTAACCCGTCAGATGATTGGGTGATAGAGGGTAATGCCTCGTTTGTATAA
- the LOC105050905 gene encoding uncharacterized protein isoform X1, with protein sequence MDGAALSILFLQGEGFIVNYSEQNLLVQRMTTTEAGEEIEEHGIAMDEEKKRVRCKYCAKEVRGFNRLKHHLGAVGSDVTACTEVPADVKERMREALLEKKKERLLKEVGEIYHPDLPLKRNLSPASREPRRCQLKLTQLSTSDKGKKAADVQVEGANGSSCHLKPFKPTYLGRGKKVPVPSSAEGTNGCITCISEDAHTVVKEEVKNESVLFVSRCIGNFFYEAGIDLAGIKLPSFQRMLDAVHGCGTEYKVPTYNELQGWILQQEVKEVLCHVEVIKHSWGRSGCSILLDGWTDQMGRNLLRFLVDCPQGTIFLRSVDVSDAVQDVDALFLLLSKVIDEVGAQSVVQVVAHDASCYMEAVGKKLVEKYRSIFWTLSADYCINLILEKIGLMDHVKKVLADAKTITRFIYSHALPLELMRKHIQGRDLVKSSNLKSVASFITLKNMISEKENLVNMFNSPMWHASIWASRTKGNYISELVKGPLFWSAAADILKVTNPLLGVLYQINRGDEAPMGFLYDAMDRAKEEIRTNLGGEEATYLPFWSTIDCIWDNCLHSPIHSAAYFLNPKLFYSSDFFVDAEVTNGLLCCIVRLVEDQHDQELIVLQLDAYREASGGFAKEKAVDQRAQIPPALWWSLYGEQSPELQRLAIKILSQTCCGSAKYKLRKGLSEQLHAERRNFIEQQRFRDMEFIHNNRRLWHSPSSREQRCYIYQEDLNPSDDWVIEGNASFV encoded by the exons ATGGATGGCGCGGCCCTCTCGATTTTGTTTCTGCAAG GTGAAGGCTTTATTGTAAACTATTCTGAACAGAATCTTCTGGTTCAGAGGATGACTACGACTGAAGCAGGAGAAGAAATTGAGGAACATGGAATAGCCATGGATGAGGAGAAAAAAAGAGTAAGATGCAAGTATTGTGCAAAGGAGGTCCGTGGTTTTAACCGTCTAAAGCACCATTTGGGTGCTGTTGGGAGTGATGTGACAGCATGCACTGAAGTTCCAGCTGATGTTAAAGAACGGATGAGGGAGGCTTTGctcgaaaagaagaaagagaggctgCTCAAGGAAGTAGGGGAAATATATCATCCAGATCTTCCTTTGAAGAGGAACTTGTCTCCTGCATCTAGGGAACCGAGACGCTGCCAACTGAAACTAACCCAACTATCTACTTCAGATAAGGGGAAAAAAGCTGCAGATGTCCAGGTAGAGGGTGCTAATGGAAGTAGTTGTCATCTCAAACCATTCAAGCCAACTTACTTGGGGAGGGGAAAGAAGGTTCCGGTGCCTTCTTCAGCAGAGGGCACCAATGGTTGCATTACATGCATATCAGAAGATGCACATACAGTTGTCAAGGAAGAAGTAAAGAATGAATCGGTATTGTTTGTGTCAAGGTGTATCGGTAATTTCTTTTATGAGGCAGGTATTGATCTTGCTGGGATTAAGTTACCTTCTTTTCAGAGAATGCTTGATGCTGTCCATGGCTGCGGAACCGAGTATAAAGTTCCAACATATAACGAACTTCAGGGATGGATCCTCCAGCAGGAAGTAAAAGAAGTTCTTTGTCATGTGGAAGTTATTAAGCATTCTTGGGGGCGAAGCGGGTGTAGCATCTTGCTAGATGGATGGACTGATCAAATGGGCAGAAACCTTCTTCGTTTTCTTGTTGATTGCCCCCAGGGAACAATATTTTTAAGATCTGTGGATGTGTCGGATGCGGTTCAAGATGTTGATGCATTGTTTTTGTTGCTTAGTAAGGTAATTGATGAGGTTGGTGCCCAGAGTGTAGTTCAGGTGGTTGCTCATGATGCATCATGTTACATGGAGGCTGTAGGCAAGAAACTAGTGGAAAAATATAGGTCTATATTCTGGACATTATCTGCGGATTATTGCATAAATTTGATTTTGGAGAAAATAGGATTGATGGATCATGTGAAGAAGGTACTAGCCGATGCTAAGACCATCACAAGATTCATTTACAGTCATGCACTGCCTCTAGAACTGATGAGAAAGCACATTCAAGGGAGAGATCTTGTCAAATCATCAAATTTGAAGTCAGTAGCATCCTTTATTACATTGAAAAACATGATCTCTGAGAAAGAAAATTTAGTTAATATGTTTAATTCACCAATGTGGCATGCCTCCATTTGGGCTTCTAGAACTAAGGGCAATTATATTTCTGAATTGGTAAAAGGTCCCTTGTTTTGGTCGGCTGCTGCTGATATATTAAAGGTCACAAATCCTCTTCTTGGTGTCTTGTATCAAATCAATCGAGGTGACGAAGCTCCAATGGGGTTTTTATATGATGCCATGGATCGGGCTAAGGAAGAAATACGAACAAATCTAGGAGGTGAAGAAGCAACATATTTGCCCTTTTGGTCTACAATAGATTGCATATGGGACAACTGTCTTCATAGCCCTATTCATTCTGCTGCTTACTTTCTAAATCCAAAACTTTTTTATTCAAGTGATTTCTTTGTCGATGCTGAGGTTACTAATGGACTGTTGTGTTGCATCGTCCGTTTGGTTGAAGACCAACATGACCAAGAGCTGATAGTTCTACAGCTTGATGCCTATAGAGAAGCTTCCGGTGGATTTGCCAAGGAGAAGGCAGTTGATCAAAGAGCACAAATTCCACCag CTCTTTGGTGGTCACTTTATGGGGAGCAAAGTCCTGAATTGCAAAGGCTTGCCATTAAAATCCTAAGCCAGACATGTTGTGGCTCTGCAAAATACAAGCTTAGGAAGGGCTTGTCTGAGCAGTTGCATGCAGAGAGAAGGAATTTTATCGAGCAACAGAGGTTCCGTGATATGGAGTTCATCCATAATAATCGTCGTCTATGGCATTCTCCATCCAGCAGGGAGCAAAGGTGCTATATTTACCAAGAGGATCTTAACCCGTCAGATGATTGGGTGATAGAGGGTAATGCCTCGTTTGTATAA